CACCATCACCAGGGCTGTTCAACGCTGTGGGATGCGGAGAAGGTTGAGGAGGTAATCGACGCCACCGATGGCAGCGCGGAAGCGGTCCTGGGGGAGTGAGCTTCGGCGGTTGGTCTTGAGGATGTTGAAGGCGAAGCTGCGGAGCCTGGCGAAGACGCCGGGGTTGATGCGGATGCGCGAGCGATCCTCGCCCATAGTGACGTCGCGGCTGTAGTGCGAGGTGTTCTCGACCCTCCAGTGGTCTCGGATGGCGGATGCGGCGCAAACGGCGGAGATCGCGGTGGTGGCGAGGTAGAGGGCGGTCTCGGTGGAGCGATGCCAAAGACCGGTTTTGGCGCTGCGGGTGAGGACATCGCGCTCGACGCGGATCACGGCACTGACGAGGGACGACCACTCGGTGTCAGTGAAGGCGGTGGCGGCATCGAAGACGGTGACGCTGGGCTCTTCTTGTCGGTTACGCCCGCGATTGCGGCTGCTGGTCGTGGAGAGCGGGGTGGCGCTGGCGCAGAGGTCCTTGGCCTGCTGATGCAGGGTGGGCTGGTTGTCCTTGAGCTGTATGATCAGGTCGGCTCCGGCCTTGCTGGCGACGTCGAAGGTTTTCTTTGGCAATGCAGGGCATCGAGCGTGACCAACCGGCCAGCCAGGCCGAGTTCGGCGAGCAGCGCCTGGGCGGCCGGGATCTCGTTGGATTTCTCGTCGACCTCGCTGTGCGCCAGCACCAGCGCGGTGTCGGTGGCGAACACGCCGAGCAGGTGCGCGGCGGCACGGTCACGGAACGCGTCGAAGCTGCCGCGCAGGGTTTTGCCGTCGATCGCCAAGCTGCCCCCGCCCGGCTTGGCGTGGGCCGCCTGCAACAGCTTGGCGTGGCGACGAAAGGCGGCTTCCACCGCGTCGCCGTCCAGGCCTTGTAGGATGGAGCGGATCGCGGTGTGCGCCGGCGCCCGCCGCCAGGTCAGCCCGAACACCTCGTTCAGCCGGTGACGATGCATCTCGATAAAGGTGGCGATGCTGCGATACGAGTTGCCGCCGCTGACGATGGCCAGGATGGAGAACAGCAGGACATGCGCCAGCTGGTAGACCTTACCCTCCGCCCGGCGGTGATCAGGCACCTCCTCCAGCAGGCCCAGCAGCGGCGCAAACGCGGTCACGGCAACCTCCACCTTGGTTGCCACCTTATGAGTCAGAGGTTTGCCGACCTGGGAATCCTGCCATCAGCCGGCCGGCGCCGTTCTCCCCCGACCTGTGGCAGCGAAGACTCA
This region of Longimicrobium sp. genomic DNA includes:
- a CDS encoding ISAs1 family transposase — protein: MTAFAPLLGLLEEVPDHRRAEGKVYQLAHVLLFSILAIVSGGNSYRSIATFIEMHRHRLNEVFGLTWRRAPAHTAIRSILQGLDGDAVEAAFRRHAKLLQAAHAKPGGGSLAIDGKTLRGSFDAFRDRAAAHLLGVFATDTALVLAHSEVDEKSNEIPAAQALLAELGLAGRLVTLDALHCQRKPSTSPARPEPT
- a CDS encoding ISAs1 family transposase, translated to MPKKTFDVASKAGADLIIQLKDNQPTLHQQAKDLCASATPLSTTSSRNRGRNRQEEPSVTVFDAATAFTDTEWSSLVSAVIRVERDVLTRSAKTGLWHRSTETALYLATTAISAVCAASAIRDHWRVENTSHYSRDVTMGEDRSRIRINPGVFARLRSFAFNILKTNRRSSLPQDRFRAAIGGVDYLLNLLRIPQR